Proteins encoded by one window of Microcebus murinus isolate Inina chromosome 2, M.murinus_Inina_mat1.0, whole genome shotgun sequence:
- the CC2D1B gene encoding coiled-coil and C2 domain-containing protein 1B isoform X1: MPGPRPRKGPQTSGQGVAAAKQLGLFVEFSPEDMLLGADETEDDEDLEAELLALTGEAGTTGRKPAPKGQAPLPMAHIEKLAADCMQDVEEEEEEEEGLEEDADLLTELQEVLGVDEEAGPLDGDEAPGPGISEEKGQENIEPLVQTALLTASVSAAQAGGTQLQVLLEERIHNYQEAAASAKEAGEAAKARRCERGLKTLQAQLVAVRKGRKINEDEIPPPVALGKRPLAPQETANRSPEADPPAPPAVEPDNPSQPETSLPGSPSISALPDSEPDPDPRALLSSRQREYKVAALRAKQAGELDHARELMRIGKRFGAVLEALEKGQPVDLSAMPPAPGDLKPFRQACQASTAPSVVPPAVEQVQPVMASDSPATPVAPTEAQTVLDALQQRLNKYREAGIQARGSGDERKARMHERIAKQYQDAIRAHRAGRKVDFAELPVPPGFPPIPGLEPTVGTEEDAVAATLAAAQKLASEDTAPADEDEDKPPGHLQGEPPVQAPAAKKPAQPLVPSCQPLPEPKASSSKESLSPSVREQLALLEARKLQYQRAALQAKRSQDLEQAKAHLRVAKCLEAQIIQARAGQPIDLSKVPSPLTDEEGDFILIHHEDLRLSQKAEEAYAQLQKMLLEQQEKCLLFSKQFMHLGNVAETTRFEKLAQDRKKQLEILRLAQAQGLDPPSHHFELKTFQTVRIFSELNSTEMHLIIVRGMNLPAPPGVTPDDLDAFVRFEFHYPNSDQAQKGKTAVVKNTNSPEFDQLFKLNINRNHRSFRRVIQSKGIKFEIFHKGSFFRSDKLAGTAQLKLERLENECEIREIVEVLDGRKPTGGKLEVKVRLREPLSGQDMQMVTENWLVLEPRGL, from the exons ATGCCAGGGCCAAGACCTCGGAAGGGCCCTCAGACCAGTGGCCAGGGTGTGGCAGCTGCCAAGCAG CTGGGGCTCTTTGTGGAGTTCAGCCCTGAAGACATGCTGCTGGGGGCGGATGAGACTGAGGATGATGAGGATCTGGAGGCTGAGCTGCTGGCCCTCACTGGGGAAGCAGGAACCACAGGCAGGAAACCAGCACCCAAAGGGCAGG CCCCCCTGCCCATGGCCCACATTGAGAAGCTGGCGGCGGACTGTATGCAGgatgtggaggaggaggaggaggaggaggaagggctggaggaAGATGCAGACCTGCTG ACTGAGCTGCAGGAGGTCCTGGGCGTGGATGAGGAGGCTGGACCCCTGGATGGTGATGAGGCTCCTGGCCCAGGCATCTCTGAGGAGAAGGGGCAGGAAAACATCGAACCTCTGGTGCAGACAGCCCTCCTGACGGCGTCGGTCTCGGCGGCTCAG GCTGGAGGGACTCAGCTGCAGGTTTTGCTGGAGGAACGGATTCACAACTACCAGGAGGCTGCGGCCAGTGCCAAGGAGGCAGGTGAAGCAGCCAAAGCCAGGCGCTGTGAGCGCGGCCTGAAG ACTCTGCAGGCCCAGCTAGTGGCTGTGAGGAAAGGCAGGAAGATCAATGAGGATGAGATTCCACCTCCAGTGGCCTTAGGCAAGAGACCCCTGGCCCCTCAGGAAACAGCCAACAGGAGCCCTGAGGCAGACCCCCCAGCGCCCCCTGCCGTGGAGCCAG ACAACCCCTCCCAACCTGAGACAAGCCTCCCAGGCAGCCCTAGCATTTCTGCCCTGCCTGATTCAGAGCCAGACCCAGACCCACGGGCCTTGTTGTCATCCCGGCAGAGAGAGTACAAAGTGGCTGCCCTAAGGGCCAAGCAGGCTGGAGAGCTAGACCATGCTCGAGAACTCATGAGGATCGGGAAG AGATTTGGTGCTGTCCTGGAGGCCCTGGAGAAGGGGCAGCCTGTGGACCTGAGTGCCATGCCCCCAGCGCCTGGGG ATCTGAAGCCCTTCCGACAAGCCTGTCAGGCCTCCACAGCACCCTCAGTCGTTCCCCCAGCAGTGGAGCAAGTGCAGCCAGTGATGGCCTCTGACAGCCCAGCAACCCCAG TAGCCCCTACAGAGGCCCAGACGGTGCTCGACGCTCTACAGCAGAGGCTGAACAAGTACCGGGAGGCAGGCATCCAGGCCCGGGGCAGTGGGGACGAGCGCAAGGCTCGGATGCACGAGCGCATCGCTAAG CAATACCAAGATGCTATTCGAGCACACCGAGCAGGACGGAAAGTTGACTTTGCTGAATTGCCTGTTCCTCCAG GATTCCCCCCCATCCCTGGCCTGGAGCCCACCGTGGGCACTGAGGAGGATGCAGTGGCAGCTACTTTGGCAGCTGCCCAGAAACTGGCTTCAGAGGATACAGCCCCAGCAGATGAAGACGAGGACAAG CCTCCGGGGCATCTGCAGGGTGAGCCCCCAGTGCAGGCCCCAGCGGCCAAGAAGCCAGCGCAGCCTCTGGTCCCTTCATGCCAGCCCCTGCCTGAGCCCAAGGCCTCAAGTTCTAAGGAGTCACTGAGTCCATCTG TGCGGGAGCAGCTGGCACTGCTAGAAGCAAGGAAACTGCAGTACCAGCGGGCAGCCCTGCAGGCCAAGCGCAGCCAGGACCTGGAGCAGGCCAAAGCCCACCTGCGGGTGGCCAAATGTCTTGAGGCTCAGATCATCCAGGCTCGAGCTGGCCAACCTATTGATCTCTCCAAG GTGCCTTCACCCTTGACGGATGAGGAAGGTGACTTCATCCTCATCCACCACGAGGACCTGCGACTCTCTCAAAAGGCTGAGGAGGCGTATGCCCAGCTACAAAAAATGCTTCTGGAGCAACAAGAG AAGTGCCTGCTGTTCTCCAAGCAGTTCATGCACCTGGGCAATGTGGCTGAGACCACCCG GTTTGAGAAGCTTGCTCAGGATCGCAAGAAACAGCTTGAGATACTGCGGCTGGCTCAGGCCCAGGGTCTTGACCCTCCCAGCCACCACTTTGAGTTGAAGACATTCCAGACTGTGAG GATCTTCTCAGAACTCAACAGCACGGAAATGCATCTGATTATTGTCCGGGGAATGAACCTCCCAGCCCCTCCAG GGGTGACCCCTGATGACTTGGATGCGTTTGTACGGTTTGAGTTTCACTACCCTAACTCG GACCAGGCTCAAAAAGGCAAAACAGCTGTGGTGAAGAACACAAACTCTCCAG AATTTGATCAACTTTTCAAACTAAACATCAACCGAAACCACCGGAGCTTCAGGAGGGTCATCCAAAGCAAAGGAATCAAGTTTGAAATCTTCCACAAAGG ATCCTTCTTCAGAAGTGACAAGCTGGCCGGCACAGCACAGCTGAAACTGGAGCGGCTGGAGAATGAGTGTGAGATCAGAGAGATCGTGGAG GTCCTGGATGGAAGGAAGCCCACCGGGGGGAAGCTGGAGGTGAAGGTGAGGTTGCGGGAGCCTCTGAGTGGCCAGGACATGCAAATGGTCACTGAGAACTGGCTGGTCCTGGAGCCCAGGGGCTTGTGA
- the CC2D1B gene encoding coiled-coil and C2 domain-containing protein 1B isoform X2: MPGPRPRKGPQTSGQGVAAAKQLGLFVEFSPEDMLLGADETEDDEDLEAELLALTGEAGTTGRKPAPKGQAPLPMAHIEKLAADCMQDVEEEEEEEEGLEEDADLLTELQEVLGVDEEAGPLDGDEAPGPGISEEKGQENIEPLVQTALLTASVSAAQAGGTQLQVLLEERIHNYQEAAASAKEAGEAAKARRCERGLKTLQAQLVAVRKGRKINEDEIPPPVALGKRPLAPQETANRSPEADPPAPPAVEPDNPSQPETSLPGSPSISALPDSEPDPDPRALLSSRQREYKVAALRAKQAGELDHARELMRIGKRFGAVLEALEKGQPVDLSAMPPAPGDLKPFRQACQASTAPSVVPPAVEQVQPVMASDSPATPVAPTEAQTVLDALQQRLNKYREAGIQARGSGDERKARMHERIAKQYQDAIRAHRAGRKVDFAELPVPPGFPPIPGLEPTVGTEEDAVAATLAAAQKLASEDTAPADEDEDKGEPPVQAPAAKKPAQPLVPSCQPLPEPKASSSKESLSPSVREQLALLEARKLQYQRAALQAKRSQDLEQAKAHLRVAKCLEAQIIQARAGQPIDLSKVPSPLTDEEGDFILIHHEDLRLSQKAEEAYAQLQKMLLEQQEKCLLFSKQFMHLGNVAETTRFEKLAQDRKKQLEILRLAQAQGLDPPSHHFELKTFQTVRIFSELNSTEMHLIIVRGMNLPAPPGVTPDDLDAFVRFEFHYPNSDQAQKGKTAVVKNTNSPEFDQLFKLNINRNHRSFRRVIQSKGIKFEIFHKGSFFRSDKLAGTAQLKLERLENECEIREIVEVLDGRKPTGGKLEVKVRLREPLSGQDMQMVTENWLVLEPRGL; this comes from the exons ATGCCAGGGCCAAGACCTCGGAAGGGCCCTCAGACCAGTGGCCAGGGTGTGGCAGCTGCCAAGCAG CTGGGGCTCTTTGTGGAGTTCAGCCCTGAAGACATGCTGCTGGGGGCGGATGAGACTGAGGATGATGAGGATCTGGAGGCTGAGCTGCTGGCCCTCACTGGGGAAGCAGGAACCACAGGCAGGAAACCAGCACCCAAAGGGCAGG CCCCCCTGCCCATGGCCCACATTGAGAAGCTGGCGGCGGACTGTATGCAGgatgtggaggaggaggaggaggaggaggaagggctggaggaAGATGCAGACCTGCTG ACTGAGCTGCAGGAGGTCCTGGGCGTGGATGAGGAGGCTGGACCCCTGGATGGTGATGAGGCTCCTGGCCCAGGCATCTCTGAGGAGAAGGGGCAGGAAAACATCGAACCTCTGGTGCAGACAGCCCTCCTGACGGCGTCGGTCTCGGCGGCTCAG GCTGGAGGGACTCAGCTGCAGGTTTTGCTGGAGGAACGGATTCACAACTACCAGGAGGCTGCGGCCAGTGCCAAGGAGGCAGGTGAAGCAGCCAAAGCCAGGCGCTGTGAGCGCGGCCTGAAG ACTCTGCAGGCCCAGCTAGTGGCTGTGAGGAAAGGCAGGAAGATCAATGAGGATGAGATTCCACCTCCAGTGGCCTTAGGCAAGAGACCCCTGGCCCCTCAGGAAACAGCCAACAGGAGCCCTGAGGCAGACCCCCCAGCGCCCCCTGCCGTGGAGCCAG ACAACCCCTCCCAACCTGAGACAAGCCTCCCAGGCAGCCCTAGCATTTCTGCCCTGCCTGATTCAGAGCCAGACCCAGACCCACGGGCCTTGTTGTCATCCCGGCAGAGAGAGTACAAAGTGGCTGCCCTAAGGGCCAAGCAGGCTGGAGAGCTAGACCATGCTCGAGAACTCATGAGGATCGGGAAG AGATTTGGTGCTGTCCTGGAGGCCCTGGAGAAGGGGCAGCCTGTGGACCTGAGTGCCATGCCCCCAGCGCCTGGGG ATCTGAAGCCCTTCCGACAAGCCTGTCAGGCCTCCACAGCACCCTCAGTCGTTCCCCCAGCAGTGGAGCAAGTGCAGCCAGTGATGGCCTCTGACAGCCCAGCAACCCCAG TAGCCCCTACAGAGGCCCAGACGGTGCTCGACGCTCTACAGCAGAGGCTGAACAAGTACCGGGAGGCAGGCATCCAGGCCCGGGGCAGTGGGGACGAGCGCAAGGCTCGGATGCACGAGCGCATCGCTAAG CAATACCAAGATGCTATTCGAGCACACCGAGCAGGACGGAAAGTTGACTTTGCTGAATTGCCTGTTCCTCCAG GATTCCCCCCCATCCCTGGCCTGGAGCCCACCGTGGGCACTGAGGAGGATGCAGTGGCAGCTACTTTGGCAGCTGCCCAGAAACTGGCTTCAGAGGATACAGCCCCAGCAGATGAAGACGAGGACAAG GGTGAGCCCCCAGTGCAGGCCCCAGCGGCCAAGAAGCCAGCGCAGCCTCTGGTCCCTTCATGCCAGCCCCTGCCTGAGCCCAAGGCCTCAAGTTCTAAGGAGTCACTGAGTCCATCTG TGCGGGAGCAGCTGGCACTGCTAGAAGCAAGGAAACTGCAGTACCAGCGGGCAGCCCTGCAGGCCAAGCGCAGCCAGGACCTGGAGCAGGCCAAAGCCCACCTGCGGGTGGCCAAATGTCTTGAGGCTCAGATCATCCAGGCTCGAGCTGGCCAACCTATTGATCTCTCCAAG GTGCCTTCACCCTTGACGGATGAGGAAGGTGACTTCATCCTCATCCACCACGAGGACCTGCGACTCTCTCAAAAGGCTGAGGAGGCGTATGCCCAGCTACAAAAAATGCTTCTGGAGCAACAAGAG AAGTGCCTGCTGTTCTCCAAGCAGTTCATGCACCTGGGCAATGTGGCTGAGACCACCCG GTTTGAGAAGCTTGCTCAGGATCGCAAGAAACAGCTTGAGATACTGCGGCTGGCTCAGGCCCAGGGTCTTGACCCTCCCAGCCACCACTTTGAGTTGAAGACATTCCAGACTGTGAG GATCTTCTCAGAACTCAACAGCACGGAAATGCATCTGATTATTGTCCGGGGAATGAACCTCCCAGCCCCTCCAG GGGTGACCCCTGATGACTTGGATGCGTTTGTACGGTTTGAGTTTCACTACCCTAACTCG GACCAGGCTCAAAAAGGCAAAACAGCTGTGGTGAAGAACACAAACTCTCCAG AATTTGATCAACTTTTCAAACTAAACATCAACCGAAACCACCGGAGCTTCAGGAGGGTCATCCAAAGCAAAGGAATCAAGTTTGAAATCTTCCACAAAGG ATCCTTCTTCAGAAGTGACAAGCTGGCCGGCACAGCACAGCTGAAACTGGAGCGGCTGGAGAATGAGTGTGAGATCAGAGAGATCGTGGAG GTCCTGGATGGAAGGAAGCCCACCGGGGGGAAGCTGGAGGTGAAGGTGAGGTTGCGGGAGCCTCTGAGTGGCCAGGACATGCAAATGGTCACTGAGAACTGGCTGGTCCTGGAGCCCAGGGGCTTGTGA